In Drosophila teissieri strain GT53w chromosome 2R, Prin_Dtei_1.1, whole genome shotgun sequence, the following proteins share a genomic window:
- the LOC122613454 gene encoding uncharacterized protein LOC122613454, giving the protein MANEPGKPTLRSRFCTVLDHEVLDPNEYMVHFAKRRKDELIIESQMCGWCYKLDFENLETPKLSGKQSPKLSDARISQRSTSPPGAGGGTGGAAAGAGAEIPGPSTSSDALVRGIQPWLGKSIASLEFSVEDP; this is encoded by the coding sequence ATGGCCAACGAACCTGGGAAGCCGACCTTGAGGTCACGCTTCTGCACCGTCTTGGACCACGAGGTGCTAGATCCGAATGAGTACATGGTGCACTTCGCCAAGCGGAGGAAGGATGAGCTCATAATCGAGAGCCAGATGTGCGGTTGGTGCTACAAACTGGATTTTGAAAACCTCGAAACACCCAAGTTGTCCGGGAAGCAGTCCCCCAAACTTTCGGATGCGCGCATCAGCCAGCGGAGTACCAGCccaccaggagcaggaggaggaacaggaggagcagcagcaggagccggAGCAGAGATCCCCGGTCCATCCACTTCGAGTGATGCCTTGGTGCGGGGTATTCAACCCTGGTTGGGCAAAAGTATTGCGTCCTTGGAGTTCTCGGTAGAAGATCCTTAG
- the LOC122614237 gene encoding protein Rae1, producing MKSLEGIPLDIAWNDSGSKVYLGDSNGLVSEWDLESNQLRKVGAHARAARTCHRVDTGNYLATTSWDKSIRFWDPRAAMELTRKELPDRSYAADVLNEVAVVACGDGSILVYSLQGGPVEQGRLQSPGAGNTQVRSLALHRNRELTSWLIATTNGMVFQQSLAQRTGSSPIRCHSHRHHQEGTGGSGILDVYAVHEVKVNRVTQCIATAGSGGVFCFWDSQMRSTLLESKVHPQPITKCAISGDGKLFAYALGYDWSQGHEYLDCGKKSQIFLRPF from the exons ATGAAGTCCCTGGAGGGCATACCGTTGGACATCGCCTGGAACGACTCGGGCAGCAAGGTGTACCTGGGCGACTCCAACGGCTTGGTGTCCGAGTGGGACTTGGAGTCCAACCAGCTGCGGAAGGTGGGCGCTCACGCGCGAGCAGCGCGCACTTGCCATCGGGTGGACACGGGCAACTACCTGGCCACCACCTCCTGGGACAAGAGCATCAGG TTCTGGGACCCGCGCGCTGCCATGGAACTGACCCGCAAGGAGCTGCCGGATCGCAGCTACGCCGCCGATGTCCTCAAcgaggtggcggtggtggcctGCGGCGATGGCTCCATCCTGGTCTACAGCCTGCAGGGCGGACCCGTGGAGCAGGGGCGGCTGCAGAGCCCGGGAGCGGGCAACACCCAAGTGCGATCGCTGGCGCTCCACCGGAACAGAGAGCTGACCAGCTGGCTGATTGCCACGACGAATGGCATGGTGTTCCAGCAGAGCCTGGCCCAACGTACGGGCAGTTCCCCCATCCGGTGCcatagccatcgccatcaccaggAGGGCAccggcggcagcggcatcCTGGACGTCTATGCGGTGCACGAGGTGAAGGTCAACAGGGTGACGCAGTGCATTGCCACGGCGGGCTCGGGTGGGGTGTTCTGCTTCTGGGACAGCCAGATGCGCTCCACGCTGCTGGAGAGCAAGGTGCATCCGCAGCCGATCACCAAGTGCGCCATCAGCGGCGATGGCAAGCTGTTTGCCTACGCCCTGGGCTACGATTGGTCCCAGGGACACGAGTACTTGGATTGCGGCAAGAAGTCACAGATATTCCTGCGTCCGTTTTGA
- the LOC122613452 gene encoding protein ORD yields the protein MDLSKHLPTLQNAKKFSSETNDCKLLLEMCGDNTLNKNHTIKFITLKINNCLGCDGVEINFSKADNVHMIIYSLLQDLPKDLAAVTPVAQAILLLCSLTYPDAESLETIPQLEIGKGSVAMSFEMHPMAKDKATAQAQEPESDLDDGPSTSRQAMERLEQRAERKAKEATTRNLHAQVTHVTVERRFDVYSLDTVSYQIDGGKRQTCRLPEFHAKFFVRPQHSINLLRQLHEKCSGNWLKVIQSDGEGDAFRKFRDPDSPFETFVKLFDSKPMPPNDVISKLVKTCLHIDEAVRLSEREFILEVFNQVRHIFEYITAQEYTVWFLVPCLGDDDEQRSPTLEDFDLTKVRTSIRPAGDNSNIWWDHTDHNIKDILLVAFQLDLATHVNQSVLVISHLETLAEFSTMQYVTAFFMNDFYAKKDSDPKWICHRYLERIVDVALFLGVIVIIEYPSAFTLLQEGRHLIKCFQKENRQSSGAMQWEIFEDVVKESESDLEFLKEAVGQDQPNM from the exons ATGGACCTGTCAAAGCACTTACCTACACTGCAGAACGCCAAAAAGTTTTCGAGTGAAACCAATGATTGCAAATTGTTGTTAGAAATGTGCGGAGATAATACGCTAAATAAAAACcacacaattaaatttatcacA TTGAAAATCAACAATTGCCTGGGCTGCGATGGAGTGGAAATCAACTTCTCGAAAGCGGACAATGTGCACATGATCATCTACAGTTTGCTCCAGGATCTGCCCAAGGATCTAGCGGCCGTCACGCCCGTGGCCCAGGCCATCCTACTCCTCTGCTCCCTCACCTATCCGGATGCGGAGAGTCTGGAGACGATTCCGCAGCTGGAAATCGGCAAGGGAAGTGTCGCCATGAGCTTCGAAATGCATCCCATGGCTAAGGACAAGGCCACGGCGCAAGCTCAGGAGCCGGAGAGCGACCTGGACGACGGGCCCTCCACCTCGAGGCAGGCCATGGAGCGACTGGAGCAGCGGGCGGAGCGCAAGGCCAAGGAGGCGACCACTAGGAACCTGCATGCCCAAGTCACCCACGTGACCGTCGAGCGCAGATTCGACGTCTACTCCCTGGACACCGTCTCCTATCAGATCGACGGCGGCAAGCGGCAAACGTGCCGCCTCCCGGAGTTCCACGCCAAGTTCTTTGTGCGGCCCCAGCACTCGATCAATCTGCTGAGGCAGCTGCACGAGAAGTGCTCCGGCAACTGGCTGAAGGTCATCCAAAGCGACGGCGAAGGTGACGCCTTCAGAAAGTTTAG AGATCCCGACAGCCCCTTCGAGACCTTTGTGAAGCTATTCGATTCCAAGCCGATGCCGCCAAACGATGTAATCAGCAAGCTGGTCAAGACATGCCTGCACATCGATGAGGCAGTGCGTCTGTCGGAGCGGGAATTCATACTGGAGGTCTTCAACCAGGTGCGCCACATCTTCGAGTACATCACGGCCCAGGAGTACACCGTATGGTTTCTGGTCCCCTGCCTAGGTGACGACGACGAGCAGCGTTCCCCG ACCCTCGAGGATTTCGATCTGACCAAAGTGAGAACCTCTATTCGACCAGCcggcgacaacagcaacatttgGTGGGATCATACGGATCACAACATCAAGGATATTCTGCTGGTGGCCTTTCAGTTGGACCTGGCCACGCATGTCAACCAGTCGGTTCTCGTCATCAGCCATTTGGAAACG CTGGCAGAGTTTTCCACCATGCAATATGTGACGGCCTTCTTTATGAACGACTTCTACGCCAAAAAAGACTCGGATCCC AAATGGATCTGCCACCGCTACTTGGAGCGCATCGTTGATGTGGCCTTGTTCCTGGGCGTAATCGTCATCATCGAGTACCCCAGTGCGTTCACTCTACTGCAGGAGGGTCGCCACTTGATCAAGTGCTTCCAGAAGGAAAATCGTCAATCCTCGGGCGCCATGCAATGGGAGATATTCGAAGATGTGGTGAAGGAAAGCGAGTCCGACCTCGAGTTCCTCAAGGAGGCCGTGGGCCAAGACCAGCCGAACATGTAG